Below is a genomic region from Prolixibacteraceae bacterium.
CGCTCGATATCACAATTTGTTGGACACCATTCGGTCCACATTTGACCACTGACCCCCATTATGTTCTTCGCTAGATCTTCACTTATCCCTTTGGGTACTGGATCGTAGTTGAACATTTTTTGTAGAGTTAACTTTGTTGGTTTATAGTCTAAGTAGGTGAAAATATGATATGCATTCACCACCTTATATCCTCTTTCTAATGTCTTCTTAATTAACTTAGGATCGCCTTTCCAGAAATGCACAATAGTCGATTGACTCAATGTTTCACTCGGGTTAAGGTTATCTTTAGATTGCCATCCATGAATATCATCTCCAAGGATATCATTCCATCCCATCATGTTTCTATTGTTCTGCTCAAAGAATTTAGAGAGGTTGTTGGTAAAGTAAATTTGTAGATCTGAAGGTGTTTTTAATTTCTGATCTGCCATATATCTTTGGACCTCTTTACTCTCATTCCACGAATCATAAAGCACTTCATCCCCACCAACATGAACTACTTTAGATGGAAATAGGTTAAAGACTTCTTCTAATACATCGTGAATAAATTCGATCACTCTTGGATCTGAGACATTATATATCTCTTTGAACTTTCCAAAGCGTGTAGGGACAGGGATCTGTTTTTTGCTGGCAGTAAGCCATGGATAAGCAGCAATGGCTGCAGCAGCATGACCAGGCATCTCTATCTCAGGAATAATTGTGATATGACGTGCTTTGGCATATGCAATCACTTCTTTTATGTCTTCTTGTGTATAGTATCCTGAATGGGCACGGCCTAATTTCTTTCCACTCTTCCACCATACAGCCTCACTATCTTTACGGTAAGCACCAACAGAGGTTAGTTTGGGATATTTTTTGATTTCGATACGCCACCCTGCATCATCAGTCAAGTGCCAATGAAAACGATTCATCTTTAGGTATGCCATCTCATCTAATATCTTCTTGACTTCTCGCTTTCCCTGAAAGAATCTTGCTTCATCTAACATCATGCCTCTCCATTGGAAACGTGGGCTATCTGTTATGACACAACTCTCAATGATACCGTCCTCAGACAACTGTTTTAATGACTGTATTCCGTAAAATATTCCTCTCGCATCGGCTGCTGTTATTAACACATGTTCATCCTTTGCCTCCAGAATATATGCACCCTCTTCTTTAAAGAATTTATTACTTTTATCTATAGTTATTTCAATGTAATTTCCTTTTCGCTGTTTCTTAAGTTTTCGCGTATTTCTAATATCGAATACTACGTTCTCTTCGTAACCTTCAAACAAATTTTGTTGTAAGAAACTCTTCTCGTTCGATAACTCTTTGTCATAAATGACACGAATTGGGTCTCCCCATTTTATCACAGTTTCTGATCCTCTTGTAATACTATTAGGTTGTGGCACAATGCGACTTGATGTCTCCTTGTTCACTGCTGTAGCCCCAATAGAGATCATCATCCCCAAACATATCAACACTAAATGTGGTACGTATCTCTTTCTCATTTCTTTCTATTATCTGGTTTAGGTGCCATTACATAATCTACTTCTGCTGGGGCGCGTCTTCCTTTCACAATCTCGTTATCCATATCATGCATTTGCTTCTCTAACCTTTCCGCCAATTTTGCATGCTTTTTAATAATGTTATAATCTTCGGAGATATCTACTTCTACATTAAATAGATGTTTCTTTCCCTTTAGTTCTAAGAATTTATATGCTCCTACACGAATACCTCTTGCAATACCTTTCTTGTCGTAATACAACATTGGTTGTTGATCCACTTTTTGGTTGCCATCTAGAATGTAGTGACTCACATCTACACCATCAATCTTATTGGTTGGCATGGGAGCATTACACAATTTCATGATAGAAGGAAGTATATCCATCGCTCTCACTGGGGAGACACGAATTCCAGGATTGATATGTTTTGGCCAGTACGCAATAGTAGGGACTCTTAGACCACCTTCCCATAAGGTACCCTTTGCTCCATGCAATGGACCTGCCGACCCTCCTTCTGTTTTATATACTTTCCACGGTCCATTATCCGAAGAGAAGATAACAATCGTATTTTTGTCTAGCTTGGACTTTTTTAAAGCATCTAATACCTGCCCTACTCCCCAGTCAACTTCGGCAACTGCATCACCATACTTACCACGTTTGGTCGAGCCTTCGTACTCTTTAGATGCATAAACTGGTACATGAGGCATTGGGTATGCTAAATATAAGAAGAATGGTTTCTTACGATTATTCTTAATGAAGTCTACAGATTTGTTTGTAAGCTTACGCGTAATATTATGCTGATCTGGATCGACTTCTAAAGTATCTTTTTGTGATATAAATGCTAATGTATAAGGATAGTTCCATTTTGGATTAAGTATTTTCTGCTCTCTCTTACTCATATCATTGCTGTAAGGAAAACCGTAAAACATATCAAACCCATGGTTCCAAGGCATAAACTCTTTTTGGTAACCTAAGTGCCATTTACCAACACAAGCAGTGGTATAACCAGCATCTTTTAATTGTCTAGGTAAAGTTTGCTCTTTAGGATTTAAACCTATCTTATCCCATGGCATAAGGACATTTTTTTCGAGTCCCACTCTTTTTGGAAAACACCCTGTTAACAAAGCTGCTCTTGATGGTGTACAGACAGATGCCCCTACATAGAATTGAGTAAACTTTGCACCATTGGTGGCCATTTTATCAAGATTCGGAGTAGGGATTGTCGGATTACCATAACAGCTAAGGTCTCCATATCCCATATCATCCGCGAAAATGATAACGACGTTTGGTTGCGGATTTTTCTTTGCACTGACAGTACCTACAGTTAAGGCTGCCAACATAAAGCTTATTTTCTTGATCATTATTTATGTGTGTTTAGTTTTATTCCGTTTAAATCACACTACCTCATGCCTTACTCTTTAATATAAAGAATAGAGAAAAAGGTAGTGTGAGAATAGACAAAGAACAAGCTGATAACAACTTGAATCCTCCTAAGTTACTTAATAAATACTTTGGTCGCTACTTCATTTAGATCTTGTTTACAAACAAGCACATAAATTCCATTAAGATTGGATGGAATAGTAACTTGGTTAGACAATATTGAACATGTAAAAACCTTATGTCCCATCATGTCATAGAGGCTAAGGGTACTGTATGGCTCATGCAACAGTATTGTATTTTCACGAATGGTGATCGGAAGAGACGATTTTATATCGATGTTAGATGTTGATTTGAGTTCGTATACCTTATTAATTACGTCTTGTACTTCCTTCGATTTTTCGCCATCTAGTCCAAAGCTCCAGAATCCAAAACCTTGGTATCCTGCATCACGAACATATCCCAGTTTATATTCAAATGATTTGGCATCATCTATATAAGCTCTATACCATTCTCCTTTATTTTGATAATCATAATAGTTCATTTTGTAAGGATCATGCCATACAATATGGTTGTCGGCAGCATAAAGATCTAGATTCTTAACAAGTGCTGTTCCAACAGGAGACGACCCCTCTGTAGCTCCTCCTTGTCCAGATATTTTCCAGATATTACCATAGAGAGGATAGCATATAACCAATTTGTCTTTAGGTACTCCTTGAGATAAAAAGAAATTATTTACTCGTGTTTGTATTGTGTTCAAGGGAGAGGTGTGCCTCTGTGTTATATCATAGCTCATCACTACGATGAAGTCTACAGCTTGTGAGAGTTTCAATACATCAAATTCGGAAGCAGAGACAGGCAAGCATATTGACAGCTCATAACCTTTTGCTCTTTTATCTAATGATGATCGAATTGCTCTGACAAAAGCACCATAATTTGAATCCTCTGCAAGGTCAGTTCCATAGAACAGTTCAAAGTCGATATTTACACCATCTAAGTGAAATCTATCGACATAATCTGCAATCTTCTCTGCAGCATAGTTCATCATATTAGGATTCTTAAGAAAGCGATTGTAAAAATCCTTTCTTGAAGCACTACTTTTATTGATGCGACCTGAAAGGCAAAGGAGATTTTTGGTTCCAGCATTATGATTTTCATTCATCTCTTTAACAAAAGGCCATGCTGAATTTGCATCAGGAAAATCTACAATATTAAGATTATCATCAAACATTACACCAAAGAACGCAACATGACTCTGTTGTGTATGGTTCATGTATTGTTGATAACCATTGGCATGATGATTATATCTATAGTAGGTGATGTTGGTAAAAGAGTGTTCATTGAATTTCGAAAGGTTCAGATCGACCAGCGGTGTAAAATCTAACTTGATAGCTCCCTCTGGAGATGCGTTGGATACTGTAATTTGTTTTATCGAGCCGTCTATCGCAACACCGACTTTATTGATGGTTGCATCGATAGTAAATGAATGACCGACATCTGCTTTTAACGAATAAGAGAGAAAAAGTTTAAATGCCGAAACATCACTCTTTGAAACAGGGAGATTCATCACAAAGTTCTGAGTTCGGGCTAAAGTTATTATCTCTTCAGGCGTTAGTGTTTTTCGTGGGGTTTGATAATCTAATTTATCCGAAATGGAAGCCCATACAGTAAGGTCTTTCACTTTACTAAGATCAGTAGTCCCTTCTAGAGATAATGATAAAGATTGGACAGAAGCGCGTGCCTCATAAGGTAACGAAATCTTTAGCCCACCCCATATTGCATTCTCCTTTAGAAAATGAATAGGTGTATTGGTTTGAAAAGCAAGTGCCGCTGCTTCACGCTTTCCTTCGACAAATGAAATATTTGAACTAGAAGGAGTTCCATTGGCATCTCCACTACTATCCAACAGGTTTGTCACTACACCAGAAGTCTTATCATCTGTTTTCCAATTATGAATCAGATGGGTAAACTGAGGGTGTTTGTTGTCGATGTATTTTCCAGACCACTCATTTACCTCTGATGAATTAAGTGCAATATTCCACATTCTAGTGTCTGCAATATTTCCGCAGAAGCTTCCAAATGCAAAAGAGAAAATGTTTCCCACTGATGGAAATTCAGTTGGAACATTGGCTTGTTGATTTTGGGACATAATCATATAGCCAAAACTTGTTTTGACTCCATTAACATAGAGACATATTCGCTCTGAAGGTTCGGCAATAGTTCCATCGAATGTTAGTGCAATATGAGACCATGTATCTGCAGGAAGTGCATCAATACTGCTGTTTACTTTCATGCTACCTAAGACTACAGTTAGGTTTGTCATATTTTGGTTCGCAAGGATAGCAAAACCATTTCCATCAACTTTTCCACTATACCCCATATTAATCACACGACAGTTTGCAGAGGTACCATCTCTATATATCCATGATTCGAAAGAGAACTGTTGTTGTCCAACAGGTAGTTTTATTTCAGAAGCCTTAAAATCGATTCTGTCACCCCATACTTTCTTAAATCGGATTGATGGACCTGGTTGTGCAAAAGCATAAGTTGTAAAGAGACATAGAAATAGTAATGTATATAACGTTTTCATCTATTTAGTTTTTAAAATTTAGACAATATGATCCCTATCCTATGCACCAACAATTGGCACATAGGGACATAGATTGACTTATCTTCAATTAGTTAGTACCCTTTATTTTGGTCGGATTCTGTTATCGCATCATTGGTATTGATCTCCTTTAAAGGTATCGGCAAATACATGTTTCTTTCTGCCTTACTCAGATCATATACATGATCTGACCATACAGGGTGTTGATCTGGACGATTGTTTTTATTTTTGTTATGACGAAGAAGCATCCACTTAAATTTCTCTACTCCTCGTCTTCTTGCATCAATAAAATCATCACCTTCCCCAAGAAGTTCAAATTCACGCTCCACAAATAGTCGATCTCGAATTTCCTCTTTTGTCATACTCTCAGACCAATTGGTTGGATTTATTGCTCCCCAAGCTGATGTTGAAGAATTTCGAGCTCTCGTCATTACTTGATTTACATAGCCAAGAGCTGTCGTCTTGTTCCCAAGTTCATTCTCCACTTCTGCCATCAATAAAAGGATATCAGCATAACGTATCGGGGTTATATCTCGAGATGAATAGGTTGCAACTTGGTCTTTATCCCAATATTTCTTAAGGTTAGGCCACTGTCTAAAGTCTTTATTATTTTCCCAATTAACACTTGGGTAGACTTCGTATGCACTATTAAATAGTTCTTGTTTTTTATAGTATGCATAGCTCGTATGGAAATAGGAAATATCGATACGGGGATCTCCAGGATATAATTTATTATGCTCATCAAATACAGTTTTTGACACCTGTATCCTTGACCAATTAGTTCCATTCTTCGTTGAACCTTGAGGACAAAATACTGCACCTGTTCTATTGTAATTACTATATTGGTATGTCATAAAATGAAGAGAGAAAATTGTCTCCTTATTCGACATTCCATCAAATAATTTTTGGTAGTTTTCTGCTAATTTATATCTACCAGATGTTATTACTTTCTCACCAGCTAGCTTCGCTTTTTCCCATAAAGTCATGTCATTTTGTGCTCTACTCGCCATAATAAAAAGCGTCTTCGATTTCAAAGCATAAGCTGCAATTTGACTTACATCTCTGTTCTCTGGTTTTAGCTCTATAATTGCTTTATCAAGATCTGAAAGGATGGCATCATAACATGCTTGTTCTGTTGCACGTGGTTCATTAATATGTTCCTTATTAGTTGGAGATAATCTTAAAGGAACACCACCCCATTTGGTTACCAGCTGATAGTATGCCAATGCTCTTAAGAAGTATACCTCTCCTTTGGTTCTTGAGATGAACTCTGGTCTCAAATTGGCTTTATCAATGAATGCCAAATAGTTGTTGAATTGACTTATGGCTCTATACAGTTCATCCCAATGCATCACTAATAGTGTATTTGTAGGAGATACGTTTAAAGAGCCTAACTCCTCCATCCAATTGCCTTGCTTTCGCAGATAGAACAAACCTGAAGTTCCTGCAGATAACTCTTCGGCATAGTTACCAAATGTTCCTAGGGTAGTCATACTACTATAACATCCATATAGCGCCATTTGTGCACTCTTCTCACTTTCGAAAACAGTCTTTGCATTTAAAGTGTATTGGGGATCTTCATCTAACCAACTATTACAACTGGAAAAAAGAAACGATCCAATCATTAAGGTATATAATATTGTTGTTTTCATATGTCTTGAATTAAATCTTTAATCTAAAATTGAATATTACAACCAAAAGTTACAGTGGTTGCTTTGGGAAATGAGTTCCAATCCACACCTTGTCTCGTTCCATCAAAAGAGAAACTATTTACCTCAGGATCATATCCTTTATAGTCTGTCCATATGGCAAGGTTATTTCCTGTAACATAAAATTTTAACGAAGAGGTGTGTAGTTTGTTACAAATTCCTTTAGGAAGTGTATACGAGAGTGTGACATTTGAAAGCCTTACAAAACTTCCGTCTTCTATATATCGATCTGTTATATCAGTAATCTCTGACGAACCTATTTTAGGATAAAGTGAAGATGGAGTATCTACTCTCCATGCATTTTGGTAAACATCCGTTCGTATGTTCCTTGAACTAGAAGGACTCTCTTCTAAATAAAGACCTGAATTCAATATGTCTTGACCAATAGTTCCATTTAATGCTACGGATAGATCGAATCCTTTAAAAGAGACAGATGCATTAAGACCAAAAGAGAAATCGGGATTTGGGTTGCCAATAAATGTCTTGTCATTGACATCAACGACGCCATCACCATTGACATCAACAAACTTGATATCTCCCACTTCTGCTCTACCTGAATTCTTGTATTCAATGGTCTGCTCTTTTCCATCTTTTACTATTGTGATATCGGATTGCTCTTGAAT
It encodes:
- a CDS encoding beta-N-acetylhexosaminidase; translation: MRKRYVPHLVLICLGMMISIGATAVNKETSSRIVPQPNSITRGSETVIKWGDPIRVIYDKELSNEKSFLQQNLFEGYEENVVFDIRNTRKLKKQRKGNYIEITIDKSNKFFKEEGAYILEAKDEHVLITAADARGIFYGIQSLKQLSEDGIIESCVITDSPRFQWRGMMLDEARFFQGKREVKKILDEMAYLKMNRFHWHLTDDAGWRIEIKKYPKLTSVGAYRKDSEAVWWKSGKKLGRAHSGYYTQEDIKEVIAYAKARHITIIPEIEMPGHAAAAIAAYPWLTASKKQIPVPTRFGKFKEIYNVSDPRVIEFIHDVLEEVFNLFPSKVVHVGGDEVLYDSWNESKEVQRYMADQKLKTPSDLQIYFTNNLSKFFEQNNRNMMGWNDILGDDIHGWQSKDNLNPSETLSQSTIVHFWKGDPKLIKKTLERGYKVVNAYHIFTYLDYKPTKLTLQKMFNYDPVPKGISEDLAKNIMGVSGQMWTEWCPTNCDIERQIFPRLAALAEIGWTNLDQKHYQNFVTQIPRLEKRWYNKEIRYDRETKY
- a CDS encoding sulfatase: MIKKISFMLAALTVGTVSAKKNPQPNVVIIFADDMGYGDLSCYGNPTIPTPNLDKMATNGAKFTQFYVGASVCTPSRAALLTGCFPKRVGLEKNVLMPWDKIGLNPKEQTLPRQLKDAGYTTACVGKWHLGYQKEFMPWNHGFDMFYGFPYSNDMSKREQKILNPKWNYPYTLAFISQKDTLEVDPDQHNITRKLTNKSVDFIKNNRKKPFFLYLAYPMPHVPVYASKEYEGSTKRGKYGDAVAEVDWGVGQVLDALKKSKLDKNTIVIFSSDNGPWKVYKTEGGSAGPLHGAKGTLWEGGLRVPTIAYWPKHINPGIRVSPVRAMDILPSIMKLCNAPMPTNKIDGVDVSHYILDGNQKVDQQPMLYYDKKGIARGIRVGAYKFLELKGKKHLFNVEVDISEDYNIIKKHAKLAERLEKQMHDMDNEIVKGRRAPAEVDYVMAPKPDNRKK
- a CDS encoding RagB/SusD family nutrient uptake outer membrane protein; the protein is MKTTILYTLMIGSFLFSSCNSWLDEDPQYTLNAKTVFESEKSAQMALYGCYSSMTTLGTFGNYAEELSAGTSGLFYLRKQGNWMEELGSLNVSPTNTLLVMHWDELYRAISQFNNYLAFIDKANLRPEFISRTKGEVYFLRALAYYQLVTKWGGVPLRLSPTNKEHINEPRATEQACYDAILSDLDKAIIELKPENRDVSQIAAYALKSKTLFIMASRAQNDMTLWEKAKLAGEKVITSGRYKLAENYQKLFDGMSNKETIFSLHFMTYQYSNYNRTGAVFCPQGSTKNGTNWSRIQVSKTVFDEHNKLYPGDPRIDISYFHTSYAYYKKQELFNSAYEVYPSVNWENNKDFRQWPNLKKYWDKDQVATYSSRDITPIRYADILLLMAEVENELGNKTTALGYVNQVMTRARNSSTSAWGAINPTNWSESMTKEEIRDRLFVEREFELLGEGDDFIDARRRGVEKFKWMLLRHNKNKNNRPDQHPVWSDHVYDLSKAERNMYLPIPLKEINTNDAITESDQNKGY